In one window of Kitasatospora sp. MMS16-BH015 DNA:
- a CDS encoding DUF1844 domain-containing protein — MSAQPTDPTDLAEDQIGFDDLTRDIAEVPAVEVITTVAVHLMSAAAVKCGLAEGGEADKDLDEARKLITALAGLVTAGAPEISNFHAAPLRDGLKSLQLAFREASLVPDAPGAGPGEKFTGPVYS; from the coding sequence TTGAGCGCCCAGCCCACCGACCCGACCGACCTCGCCGAGGACCAGATCGGCTTCGACGACCTCACCCGTGACATCGCGGAGGTCCCGGCCGTCGAGGTGATCACCACCGTCGCGGTGCACCTGATGAGCGCGGCGGCCGTCAAGTGCGGCCTCGCCGAGGGCGGCGAGGCCGACAAGGACCTCGACGAGGCCCGCAAGCTGATCACCGCCCTGGCCGGGCTGGTCACCGCCGGCGCCCCTGAGATCAGCAACTTCCACGCCGCCCCGCTGCGGGACGGCCTGAAGTCCCTCCAGCTCGCCTTCCGCGAGGCTTCGCTGGTGCCGGACGCTCCGGGCGCCGGGCCCGGCGAGAAGTTCACGGGCCCCGTGTACAGCTAG
- a CDS encoding chitosanase gives MPAQHRTARLALAIVLAAAPITVAAAGVSNAAAPASVTAAVQAGVGLDDAHKKEIAMELVSSAENSSLDWKAQYKYIEDIGDGRGYTAGIIGFCSGTGDMLDLVQHYTDLKSGNILAKYLPALKKVNGSASHSGLGSAFVKDWATAAKDTVFQQAQNDERDRVYFNPAVKQGKADGLRALGQFIYYDAIVMHGPGNDGDSFGGIRAAAMKKAKTPAQGGDEATYLKAFLDARKVVMKKEEAHSDTSRVDTEQLVFLNAKNFDLNPPLKWKVYGDPYSINS, from the coding sequence ATGCCTGCTCAGCACCGTACGGCCCGTCTCGCCCTGGCGATCGTCCTCGCCGCGGCCCCCATCACCGTCGCCGCGGCGGGCGTCTCGAACGCCGCCGCCCCGGCCAGCGTCACCGCCGCCGTCCAGGCCGGGGTCGGCCTGGACGACGCGCACAAGAAGGAGATCGCGATGGAGCTCGTCTCCAGCGCGGAGAACTCCTCGCTCGACTGGAAGGCCCAGTACAAGTACATCGAGGACATCGGTGACGGCCGGGGCTACACCGCCGGGATCATCGGCTTCTGCTCCGGCACCGGCGACATGCTCGACCTCGTCCAGCACTACACCGACCTCAAGTCCGGCAACATCCTCGCCAAGTACCTGCCCGCCCTGAAGAAGGTCAACGGCAGCGCCTCGCACTCCGGCCTCGGCAGCGCGTTCGTGAAGGACTGGGCCACCGCCGCCAAGGACACCGTCTTCCAGCAGGCCCAGAACGACGAGCGCGACCGGGTCTACTTCAACCCCGCCGTCAAGCAGGGCAAGGCCGACGGCCTGCGCGCGCTCGGCCAGTTCATCTACTACGACGCCATCGTGATGCACGGCCCGGGCAACGACGGCGACAGCTTCGGCGGCATCCGCGCGGCGGCCATGAAGAAGGCCAAGACCCCCGCCCAGGGCGGCGACGAGGCCACCTACCTCAAGGCCTTCCTGGACGCCCGGAAGGTGGTCATGAAGAAGGAGGAGGCGCACAGCGACACCAGCAGGGTCGACACCGAGCAGCTGGTCTTCCTGAACGCCAAGAACTTCGACCTCAACCCGCCGCTCAAGTGGAAGGTCTACGGCGACCCGTACAGCATCAATAGCTGA
- a CDS encoding SseB family protein, protein MDRKNIPNPGFAEDDGTADPRLTAALAAWAADRTAETERALLTALTPSRLMVPIVALLGEVEVDANGHKHEKTSDMAVPVIEAPDGRRALPAFTSLETLARWRADARPAPVAAPQAAVTAYSERAGSLLIDPAGPVTYELTGAPMRAVAENRPYLPPLKDPEVEAAVRAVLAVEPAVRRAELRPGTETDAVLALALAEDLPEEEIRALAGRLAAALAADPILRVRLTRGLDLALLGA, encoded by the coding sequence GTGGACCGCAAGAACATCCCGAACCCCGGATTCGCCGAGGACGACGGCACCGCCGACCCCCGGCTCACCGCCGCCCTCGCCGCCTGGGCGGCGGACCGTACGGCCGAGACCGAGCGGGCGCTGCTCACCGCATTGACGCCCAGCCGGCTGATGGTCCCGATCGTGGCCCTGCTCGGCGAGGTCGAGGTGGACGCCAACGGGCACAAGCACGAGAAGACCAGCGACATGGCCGTACCGGTGATCGAGGCCCCGGACGGGCGCCGCGCGCTGCCGGCCTTCACCTCGCTGGAGACCCTGGCCCGCTGGCGGGCCGACGCCCGCCCGGCCCCGGTGGCCGCCCCGCAGGCCGCCGTGACGGCCTACTCCGAGCGGGCCGGCTCGCTCCTGATCGACCCGGCCGGCCCGGTCACCTACGAGCTGACCGGCGCCCCGATGCGGGCCGTGGCGGAGAACCGCCCCTACCTCCCGCCGCTGAAGGACCCGGAGGTGGAGGCCGCCGTCCGCGCGGTGCTGGCCGTCGAGCCGGCCGTCCGCCGCGCCGAGCTGCGCCCCGGCACCGAGACCGACGCCGTGCTGGCCCTGGCCCTGGCCGAGGACCTCCCGGAGGAGGAGATCCGCGCCCTGGCCGGCCGCCTGGCCGCTGCCCTCGCCGCCGACCCGATCCTGCGGGTCCGCCTGACGCGGGGCCTCGACCTGGCCCTGCTGGGGGCGTGA
- the pheT gene encoding phenylalanine--tRNA ligase subunit beta, which translates to MRVPLSWLREYVDLPAGETGRDVAARLVRAGLEVETVEQIGTDLKGPLVVGQVLSIEELTGFKKPIRHCFVNVGDANGTGEPQEIVCGARNFAVGDKVVVVLPGAVLPGPFPIAARQTYGQTSAGMICSARELGMGDDHDGIIVLPPEYEVGTDAIELLQLVDEVLDIAVTPDRGYCLSMRGVAREAAAAYGLPLADPALLDVPPANSYGYMVKVADPTGCDRFVARTVTGVDPAAKSPIWLQRRLQKSGIRPISLTVDITNYVMLEVGQPLHAYDRERVDGPIQVRRAVEGEVLTTLDGTKRKLSAEDLLICDNSGPIGLAGVMGGASTEILDPVTDPETGEVTGSTEIIIEAAHFEPVTIARAAKRHKLPSEASKRFERGVDPEAARAAAQRAVDLLVLIAGGTAEAGVTDIAAPHPLRTIAIDADLPDRVAGTEYGRETVTRRLQEIGCTVAGADILEVTPPSWRPDLTDPYDLAEEVIRLEGYDNVPARMPTVPPGRGLTEAQRFHRRTGVALAGAGYVEVNNYPFLGEAAFDALGLEKDDERRRTVKLVNPLNDEEPALRTTLLPGLLGALRRNIGRGNTDLAIFEAGTVFLPKAELRVAPRLPVDRRPTEEELATLNAALPHQPRRVAVALAGERLPSGWWGKGAPAGWADAIEAARTVASAAGVELTVRQGRTAPWHPGRCAELLVGETVVGHAGELHPRVIKALNLPERTSAMEIDLDLLFAGGEQRVSGPTVSGYPVATQDVALIVDSAVPAAEVETALRSGAGELLEAIRLFDVFTGEQAGEGKKSLAYSLRFRATDRTLTAEEASAARAAAVAEANARTGAVLRGA; encoded by the coding sequence ATGCGCGTCCCGCTTTCCTGGCTGCGTGAGTACGTCGACCTGCCGGCGGGCGAGACCGGCCGCGACGTCGCCGCCCGCCTCGTCCGGGCCGGCCTGGAGGTCGAGACGGTCGAGCAGATCGGCACCGACCTCAAGGGCCCGCTGGTGGTCGGCCAGGTGCTCTCCATCGAGGAGCTGACCGGCTTCAAGAAGCCGATCCGCCACTGCTTCGTCAACGTCGGCGACGCCAACGGCACCGGCGAGCCGCAGGAGATCGTCTGCGGCGCGCGGAACTTCGCCGTGGGCGACAAGGTCGTCGTGGTGCTCCCGGGCGCCGTGCTGCCCGGCCCCTTCCCGATCGCCGCGCGGCAGACCTACGGCCAGACCTCGGCCGGCATGATCTGCTCCGCCCGCGAGCTCGGCATGGGCGACGACCACGACGGCATCATCGTGCTCCCGCCGGAGTACGAGGTGGGCACCGACGCGATCGAGCTGCTCCAGCTGGTCGACGAGGTGCTGGACATCGCCGTCACCCCGGACCGCGGCTACTGCCTCTCCATGCGCGGCGTGGCCCGCGAGGCCGCCGCCGCCTACGGGCTGCCGCTGGCCGACCCGGCGCTGCTGGACGTGCCGCCGGCCAACTCCTACGGGTACATGGTCAAGGTCGCCGACCCGACCGGCTGCGACCGCTTCGTGGCGCGCACCGTCACCGGGGTCGACCCGGCCGCGAAGTCGCCGATCTGGCTCCAGCGCCGGCTGCAGAAGTCGGGCATCCGCCCGATCTCGCTGACCGTGGACATCACCAACTACGTGATGCTCGAGGTCGGCCAGCCGCTGCACGCCTACGACCGCGAGCGGGTGGACGGCCCGATCCAGGTCCGCCGCGCCGTCGAGGGCGAGGTGCTGACCACGCTGGACGGCACCAAGCGCAAGCTCTCCGCCGAGGACCTGCTGATCTGCGACAACTCCGGGCCGATCGGCCTGGCGGGTGTCATGGGCGGCGCCTCGACCGAGATCCTCGACCCGGTCACCGACCCGGAGACCGGCGAGGTCACCGGCTCGACCGAGATCATCATCGAGGCCGCGCACTTCGAGCCGGTCACCATCGCGCGCGCCGCCAAGCGGCACAAGCTGCCCTCCGAGGCCTCCAAGCGCTTCGAGCGCGGGGTCGACCCGGAGGCCGCCCGGGCCGCCGCGCAGCGCGCCGTGGACCTGCTGGTCCTGATCGCCGGCGGCACCGCCGAGGCCGGGGTCACCGACATCGCGGCCCCGCACCCGCTGCGGACCATCGCGATCGACGCCGACCTGCCGGATCGCGTGGCGGGCACCGAGTACGGCCGCGAGACCGTCACCCGGCGCCTGCAGGAGATCGGCTGCACCGTCGCGGGCGCCGACATCCTCGAGGTCACCCCGCCGAGCTGGCGCCCCGACCTGACCGACCCGTACGACCTCGCGGAGGAGGTCATCCGCCTGGAGGGCTACGACAACGTGCCCGCCCGGATGCCCACCGTGCCGCCGGGCCGCGGCCTGACCGAGGCGCAGCGCTTCCACCGCCGCACCGGCGTGGCGCTCGCGGGCGCGGGCTACGTCGAGGTCAACAACTACCCCTTCCTGGGTGAGGCCGCGTTCGACGCGCTCGGCCTGGAGAAGGACGACGAGCGCCGCCGCACGGTGAAGCTGGTCAACCCGCTGAACGACGAGGAGCCGGCGCTGCGCACCACGCTGCTGCCGGGCCTGCTCGGTGCGCTGCGGCGCAACATCGGCCGGGGCAACACCGACCTGGCGATCTTCGAGGCCGGCACCGTCTTCCTCCCCAAGGCGGAGCTGCGCGTGGCTCCCCGCCTGCCGGTGGACCGCCGTCCGACCGAGGAGGAGCTGGCCACGCTCAACGCGGCGCTGCCGCACCAGCCGCGCCGGGTGGCCGTGGCCCTCGCGGGCGAGCGGCTGCCGTCCGGCTGGTGGGGCAAGGGCGCTCCGGCCGGCTGGGCCGACGCGATCGAGGCGGCCCGTACCGTCGCCTCGGCCGCCGGGGTCGAGCTGACGGTCCGCCAGGGCCGCACCGCCCCGTGGCACCCGGGCCGCTGCGCCGAGCTGCTGGTCGGCGAGACCGTGGTCGGCCACGCCGGTGAGCTGCACCCGCGGGTGATCAAGGCGCTCAACCTGCCGGAGCGCACCAGCGCGATGGAGATCGACCTCGACCTGCTCTTCGCCGGCGGCGAGCAGCGGGTCAGCGGCCCGACGGTCTCCGGCTACCCGGTGGCCACCCAGGACGTCGCGCTGATCGTCGACTCCGCTGTGCCGGCCGCCGAGGTGGAGACCGCCCTGCGCTCGGGCGCGGGCGAACTCCTGGAGGCCATCCGCCTGTTCGACGTCTTCACCGGCGAGCAGGCGGGCGAGGGCAAGAAGTCGCTGGCCTACTCCCTGCGCTTCCGCGCCACCGACCGCACCCTGACCGCCGAGGAGGCGTCGGCCGCCCGCGCCGCCGCCGTCGCCGAGGCGAACGCCCGCACGGGCGCGGTGCTGCGCGGCGCGTAA
- the pheS gene encoding phenylalanine--tRNA ligase subunit alpha, with protein MSAPNKSYDPVEVEALKPEEVERARDEAVAAFAAAATLEELKAAKVAHTGDRSALSLANREIGALPPQAKAAAGKLIGQARGAVNQALAKRQVELEAERDARVLVEEAVDVTLPYDRTPRGARHPLTTLAERIEDTFVAMGYEVAEGPEVEAEWLNFDALNLGEDHPARSMQDTFFVQAPDGSADSGVVLRTQTSPVQARTLLDREPPVYVVCPGRVYRTDELDATHTPVFRQVEGLAVDEGITFADLKGTIELLVSKLIGDGLELRWRPSYFPFTEPSAEIDLQCFVCRGESIGNPDKPCRTCSSEGWIELGGCGVVNPRVLVACGVDPNRYSGFAFGLGLERILMNRHNVADMRDMVEGDVRFTLPFGMEI; from the coding sequence ATGTCCGCACCCAACAAGTCCTACGACCCGGTAGAGGTCGAGGCATTGAAGCCCGAAGAGGTCGAGCGCGCCCGGGACGAGGCCGTCGCGGCCTTCGCCGCCGCCGCCACGCTGGAGGAGCTGAAGGCGGCCAAGGTCGCCCACACCGGCGACCGCTCGGCGCTGTCGCTGGCCAACCGCGAGATCGGCGCGCTGCCGCCGCAGGCCAAGGCCGCGGCCGGCAAGCTGATCGGCCAGGCCCGTGGCGCCGTCAACCAGGCGCTGGCCAAGCGCCAGGTCGAGCTGGAGGCGGAGCGGGACGCCCGAGTGCTGGTCGAGGAGGCGGTGGACGTCACGCTGCCGTACGACCGCACCCCGCGCGGCGCCCGGCACCCGCTGACCACCCTGGCCGAGCGGATCGAGGACACCTTCGTGGCCATGGGCTACGAGGTGGCCGAGGGCCCCGAGGTCGAGGCCGAGTGGCTGAACTTCGACGCGCTCAACCTGGGTGAGGACCACCCGGCCCGCTCGATGCAGGACACCTTCTTCGTGCAGGCCCCGGACGGCTCCGCCGACTCCGGTGTGGTGCTGCGCACCCAGACCTCCCCGGTCCAGGCCCGCACCCTGCTCGACCGCGAGCCGCCGGTCTACGTGGTCTGCCCCGGCCGGGTCTACCGGACCGACGAGCTGGACGCGACCCACACCCCGGTCTTCCGCCAGGTCGAGGGCCTCGCGGTGGACGAGGGCATCACCTTCGCCGACCTCAAGGGCACCATCGAGCTGCTGGTCTCCAAGCTCATCGGCGACGGCCTGGAGCTGCGCTGGCGGCCCTCGTACTTCCCGTTCACCGAGCCGAGCGCCGAGATCGACCTGCAGTGCTTCGTCTGCCGGGGCGAGAGCATCGGCAACCCGGACAAGCCCTGCCGCACCTGCTCCTCCGAGGGCTGGATCGAGCTCGGTGGCTGCGGCGTCGTCAACCCCCGGGTGCTGGTCGCCTGCGGCGTGGACCCCAACCGCTACAGCGGGTTCGCCTTCGGCCTGGGCCTGGAGCGGATCCTGATGAACCGACACAACGTCGCCGACATGCGCGACATGGTCGAGGGTGACGTCCGCTTCACCCTCCCGTTCGGGATGGAGATCTGA
- a CDS encoding DUF2510 domain-containing protein yields the protein MSEQIPAGWYPDPQDTDSSPRPERWWDGQGWTATTRPGPSIALEGEVLDGGPTVRYPELPEVLAMQPARKRSKLSRPVALAATVAALAGLVVGSGITFLAMDGRSDTKAAPRAAGKSGSHFGGGGGGYGNGNGNGGGHGNGGDSFPGFGNGGSGNGGGSGNGNGNGGGNGFGFGGGNGSGGGLGNGGGNGGGGGLGGGNGSGNGSGGGGSLGRGGGSSDGPAIDAINGISIPVPTGWTGGTTATGFAALSVGSYKCPGGGSGTCSLGGVTTQSLKGTDAKAAAQTDIAAAAKDSYGDIKGHQELKNQAVKVDGRDGYLIRWKVDAPQGNDGYVQTVVFPNANNTALVSIHLGFDIADKAPSVDQMDAIVTSITDYSGGPLGGADGTTKT from the coding sequence GTGAGCGAGCAGATTCCCGCCGGGTGGTACCCGGACCCCCAGGACACCGACAGCAGCCCCCGGCCCGAGCGCTGGTGGGACGGGCAGGGCTGGACGGCCACCACCCGGCCCGGGCCGAGCATCGCGCTGGAGGGCGAGGTGCTCGACGGCGGACCGACGGTCCGCTACCCCGAGCTGCCCGAGGTCCTCGCGATGCAGCCGGCCCGCAAGCGGAGCAAGCTCTCCCGCCCGGTCGCCCTCGCCGCCACCGTCGCGGCCCTGGCCGGCCTGGTGGTCGGCTCCGGCATCACCTTCCTCGCCATGGACGGCCGCTCCGACACCAAGGCGGCACCCCGGGCGGCCGGCAAGTCCGGCTCCCACTTCGGCGGCGGCGGCGGCGGTTACGGCAACGGGAACGGGAACGGCGGTGGCCACGGCAACGGGGGCGACAGCTTCCCGGGCTTCGGCAACGGCGGCTCGGGCAATGGCGGCGGCTCCGGCAACGGCAACGGCAACGGCGGGGGCAACGGGTTCGGCTTCGGCGGCGGTAACGGCTCCGGTGGCGGCCTGGGCAACGGCGGCGGCAATGGCGGGGGCGGTGGCCTCGGGGGCGGGAACGGTTCGGGGAACGGCTCCGGTGGGGGCGGCAGCCTCGGCCGGGGCGGCGGCTCCTCGGACGGCCCGGCGATCGACGCGATCAACGGGATCTCCATCCCCGTCCCGACCGGTTGGACGGGCGGCACCACCGCCACCGGCTTCGCCGCGCTCAGCGTCGGCAGCTACAAGTGCCCGGGTGGCGGCTCCGGCACCTGCTCGCTCGGCGGCGTGACCACCCAGAGCCTCAAGGGCACCGACGCCAAGGCGGCCGCCCAGACGGACATCGCCGCCGCCGCCAAGGACTCCTACGGCGACATCAAGGGCCACCAGGAGCTCAAGAACCAGGCCGTGAAGGTCGACGGCCGCGACGGCTACCTGATCCGCTGGAAGGTCGACGCCCCCCAGGGCAACGACGGCTACGTGCAGACGGTGGTCTTCCCCAACGCCAACAACACGGCGCTGGTCTCCATCCACCTCGGCTTCGACATCGCCGACAAGGCCCCCTCGGTGGACCAGATGGACGCCATCGTCACCAGCATCACCGACTACTCGGGCGGCCCGCTCGGCGGCGCCGACGGCACCACCAAGACCTGA
- a CDS encoding RNA methyltransferase, with protein sequence MQSTDTPLLTSLRSPRVIAARKLARRNQRSKERRFLAEGPQAVREAVAYGRPAGSSEHVVVEVYLTPEAAERHADIVEAALTAGLPVLTATDEVIAEICDTVTPQGIVALCRFLDTPFEDVLAARPKLVAILAHVRDPGNAGTVLRTADAAGADAVILTDASVDPYNPKAVRASVGSLFHLPFAVGVPVEEAVGRLRAAGVRVLAADGAGQRDLDQELDEGTLGAPGAWVFGNEAWGLPEETRALADEVVKVPIHGHAESLNLATAAAVCLYASARAQRSPGGCRT encoded by the coding sequence ATGCAGAGCACCGACACCCCCCTGCTCACCTCCCTGCGCTCGCCCCGCGTCATCGCCGCCCGCAAGCTGGCCCGGCGCAACCAGCGGAGCAAGGAGCGGCGCTTCCTGGCGGAGGGCCCGCAGGCCGTCCGCGAGGCGGTCGCGTACGGGCGGCCGGCCGGGTCGAGCGAGCACGTGGTGGTCGAGGTCTACCTCACCCCCGAGGCGGCCGAGCGGCACGCCGACATCGTCGAGGCCGCGCTGACGGCCGGGCTGCCGGTGCTCACCGCCACCGACGAGGTGATCGCCGAGATCTGCGACACGGTGACCCCGCAGGGCATCGTGGCGCTCTGCCGCTTCCTGGACACGCCGTTCGAGGACGTCCTCGCGGCCCGCCCGAAGCTGGTGGCGATCCTCGCCCACGTCCGCGACCCCGGGAACGCGGGCACCGTGCTGCGCACCGCCGACGCCGCCGGGGCCGACGCCGTGATCCTCACCGACGCCTCGGTGGACCCGTACAACCCCAAGGCCGTCCGGGCCTCGGTGGGCAGCCTGTTCCACCTGCCGTTCGCGGTGGGGGTGCCGGTGGAGGAGGCGGTCGGGCGGCTGCGCGCGGCCGGGGTGCGGGTGCTGGCCGCCGACGGTGCGGGGCAGCGCGACCTGGACCAGGAGCTGGACGAGGGCACCCTCGGCGCGCCCGGCGCCTGGGTCTTCGGCAACGAGGCCTGGGGCCTGCCGGAGGAGACCAGGGCGCTGGCCGACGAGGTGGTGAAGGTGCCGATCCACGGCCACGCCGAGAGCCTCAACCTGGCCACCGCCGCCGCCGTCTGCCTCTACGCCTCGGCGCGCGCCCAGCGCTCCCCGGGCGGCTGCCGGACGTGA
- a CDS encoding amino acid deaminase/aldolase has product MPTASDRARYDRATAHLDAPLAIVDLAAFDANAADLVRRAAGKPVRVASKSVRCRALLERVLAMDGFAGVMSFTLAESLWLASEGFEDVLLAYPSADRTAFAELTADPKLAAAVTVLVDDPRQLDLIDAARGGSEEVRVCLELDTALHLLGGRVRIGARRSPLRTPEDLADLAELIQRRPGFRVVGLMAYEGHVAGVGDRLAGRPVRSRMIQLMQAKARAELADRRSAVVRRVRQVADLEFVNGGGTGSVESTVAEAAVTEVAAGSGLYVPRLFDNYRSFQGRPAALFAQPVVRRPGLGVVTVLGGGYPASGAAGPDRSPVPYLPEGLRYDPQEGAGEVQTPLLGSAADDLLIGDRVWFRHAKAGELCERFAELHLIEGDRVTATVPTYRGEGRTFL; this is encoded by the coding sequence ATGCCGACTGCCTCCGACCGGGCCCGCTACGACCGGGCCACCGCGCACCTCGACGCCCCCCTGGCGATCGTCGACCTGGCGGCCTTCGACGCCAACGCCGCCGATCTGGTCCGCCGGGCGGCGGGCAAGCCCGTCCGGGTGGCCAGCAAGTCCGTCCGCTGCCGGGCCCTGCTGGAGCGGGTGCTGGCGATGGACGGCTTCGCCGGCGTCATGAGCTTCACCCTGGCCGAGTCGCTCTGGCTGGCCAGCGAGGGCTTCGAGGACGTGCTGCTCGCCTACCCCTCGGCGGACCGCACCGCCTTCGCCGAGCTGACGGCGGATCCGAAGCTGGCCGCCGCCGTCACCGTGCTGGTGGACGACCCCCGGCAGCTGGACCTGATCGACGCCGCGCGCGGCGGCAGTGAGGAGGTCCGGGTCTGCCTGGAGCTCGACACCGCGCTGCACCTGCTCGGCGGCCGGGTCCGGATCGGCGCGCGGCGCTCGCCGCTGCGCACCCCGGAGGACCTGGCCGACCTGGCCGAGCTCATCCAGCGCCGGCCGGGCTTCCGGGTGGTCGGGCTGATGGCGTACGAGGGCCATGTCGCCGGGGTCGGTGACCGGTTGGCCGGGCGGCCGGTGCGGTCGCGGATGATCCAGCTGATGCAGGCCAAGGCGCGGGCCGAGCTGGCCGACCGGCGCTCGGCGGTGGTCCGCCGCGTCCGGCAGGTGGCCGACCTGGAGTTCGTCAACGGCGGCGGCACCGGCAGCGTGGAGAGCACCGTCGCCGAGGCGGCCGTCACCGAGGTGGCGGCCGGCTCCGGCCTGTACGTGCCCCGGCTCTTCGACAACTACCGCTCGTTCCAGGGCCGCCCCGCCGCCCTCTTCGCTCAGCCGGTGGTCCGGCGCCCCGGCCTCGGCGTGGTCACCGTGCTCGGCGGCGGCTACCCCGCCTCCGGCGCGGCGGGCCCGGACCGCTCGCCAGTGCCGTACCTGCCCGAGGGCCTGCGGTACGACCCGCAGGAGGGCGCGGGCGAGGTGCAGACCCCGCTGCTCGGCTCCGCCGCCGACGACCTGCTGATCGGCGACCGGGTCTGGTTCCGCCACGCCAAGGCCGGCGAGCTCTGCGAGCGCTTCGCCGAGCTCCACCTGATCGAGGGCGACCGGGTGACGGCCACCGTCCCGACCTACCGCGGCGAGGGCCGCACGTTCCTCTGA
- the rpmI gene encoding 50S ribosomal protein L35: MPKQKTHSGSSKRFKITGSGKVLRERAGRRHYLEHKPSTLTRKLAGNAEMAPGDAKKIKKLLGL, from the coding sequence ATGCCGAAGCAGAAGACCCACAGCGGCTCGAGCAAGCGCTTCAAGATCACGGGCTCGGGCAAGGTGCTGCGTGAGCGCGCCGGCCGTCGCCACTACCTTGAGCACAAGCCCTCCACGCTGACCCGCAAGCTGGCCGGCAACGCCGAGATGGCCCCCGGCGACGCCAAGAAGATCAAGAAGCTTCTCGGGCTGTGA
- the rplT gene encoding 50S ribosomal protein L20 → MARVKRAVNAHKKRRVILERASGYRGQRSRLYRKAKEQVTHSLVYNYNDRKKRKGDFRQLWIQRINAAARANGITYNRFVQGLKIANVEIDRKMLADLAVNDPATFASLVEVAQKALPADVNAPKAAVAA, encoded by the coding sequence GTGGCACGCGTCAAGCGGGCAGTCAACGCCCACAAGAAGCGCCGGGTCATCCTCGAGCGCGCCAGCGGTTACCGTGGCCAGCGCTCGCGCCTGTACCGCAAGGCCAAGGAGCAGGTCACCCACTCGCTCGTTTACAACTACAACGACCGCAAGAAGCGCAAGGGTGACTTCCGCCAGCTCTGGATCCAGCGCATCAACGCTGCGGCCCGTGCCAACGGCATCACCTACAACCGCTTCGTGCAGGGTCTGAAGATCGCGAACGTCGAGATCGACCGCAAGATGCTGGCCGACCTCGCCGTGAACGACCCGGCCACCTTCGCCTCGCTCGTCGAGGTCGCCCAGAAGGCGCTCCCGGCCGACGTCAACGCCCCCAAGGCCGCCGTCGCCGCCTGA
- the infC gene encoding translation initiation factor IF-3 — MSTEPRINDRIRVPEVRLVGPSGEQVGIVPLAKALELAQEYDLDLVEVAATARPPVCKLMDYGKFKYESAMKAREARKNQAHTVIKEMKLRPKIDPHDYDTKKGHVVRFLKQGDKVKITIMFRGREQSRPELGFRLLQRLANDVQDLGFVESSAKQDGRNMIMVLGPHKKKTEAMAEARAIADARKAERQGRNSGADDQAAADDAALEAENAAAEAEADEIDDVEDAEETAEVTEAAEDAAEVEKPAEATQDA; from the coding sequence ATCAGCACCGAGCCCCGCATCAACGACCGGATTCGCGTCCCCGAGGTGCGACTCGTCGGTCCCAGCGGCGAGCAGGTCGGCATCGTGCCGCTTGCCAAGGCGCTGGAGCTCGCGCAGGAGTACGACCTCGACCTGGTCGAGGTCGCGGCGACCGCCCGGCCGCCGGTGTGCAAGCTCATGGACTACGGCAAGTTCAAGTACGAGTCGGCCATGAAGGCCCGTGAGGCGCGCAAGAACCAGGCGCACACGGTCATCAAGGAGATGAAGCTCCGGCCGAAGATCGACCCGCACGACTATGACACCAAGAAGGGTCACGTCGTCCGGTTCCTCAAGCAGGGTGACAAGGTCAAGATCACGATCATGTTCCGTGGTCGTGAGCAGTCCCGCCCCGAGCTGGGCTTCCGACTGCTCCAGCGGCTCGCCAACGACGTCCAGGACCTGGGCTTCGTGGAGTCCTCGGCCAAGCAGGACGGCCGTAACATGATCATGGTGCTTGGCCCGCACAAGAAGAAGACCGAGGCGATGGCCGAGGCCCGTGCGATCGCGGACGCCCGCAAGGCCGAGCGTCAGGGCCGCAACAGCGGCGCCGACGACCAGGCTGCGGCTGACGACGCGGCGCTCGAGGCCGAGAACGCCGCCGCCGAGGCGGAGGCCGACGAGATCGACGACGTCGAGGACGCCGAGGAGACCGCCGAGGTCACCGAGGCTGCCGAGGACGCCGCCGAGGTCGAGAAGCCGGCCGAGGCCACTCAGGACGCCTGA